The Thiohalophilus sp. genome has a window encoding:
- the ccoG gene encoding cytochrome c oxidase accessory protein CcoG codes for MTQPAYQARIPIYPRSVKGRFRTIKYAILTLAYGVYFLLPWLRWARENAPDQAVLFDLAGRRFYLFDLVVYAQDIFWLAGLLVIFALLLFFVTGVAGRVFCGYFCFQTLWTDVYILIERLVQGERNARIKLANAPWGMAKFIKLGMTHLLWLAMAFVTGLTFTLYWGDAPQLAVDFFQGQAPFAAYATTLFLTATTYVMAGLAREQVCTYMCPYARFQGVMFDRDTLIVAYDEQRGERGQGRHKPSKDYMEREARIADKVGDCIDCGYCVQVCPVGIDIRNGLQYQCISCALCIDACDTIMDSIGYPRGLIRYTSQNALEGKKSNPFNLKNLGYALVLIAAVSLLAWAISHRDKVELSVAQFRQPLSVTLSDGRIQNRYEIKINNKTSDAIRYRISIEGLPQAELDLGGNSEVTVSAEHSLKLIAKVNRRPQTAEQERRSFEFVIRQLDSDDPLTTRRNTVFYTPLTD; via the coding sequence ATGACACAACCCGCTTACCAGGCCCGTATTCCAATCTATCCGCGTTCGGTCAAAGGACGCTTTCGCACGATTAAATACGCGATATTGACGCTGGCCTATGGCGTTTACTTTTTGCTGCCCTGGTTACGCTGGGCGCGCGAAAACGCACCGGACCAGGCGGTATTGTTCGATCTGGCCGGACGACGGTTTTATCTGTTTGATCTGGTGGTCTATGCCCAGGATATTTTCTGGCTGGCGGGGCTGCTGGTCATATTTGCGCTGTTGCTGTTTTTCGTCACCGGCGTTGCCGGGCGTGTCTTCTGCGGTTATTTCTGCTTCCAGACCCTGTGGACGGATGTTTATATTCTGATCGAACGGCTGGTGCAGGGCGAACGTAATGCCCGGATTAAACTGGCGAACGCGCCGTGGGGCATGGCCAAGTTTATCAAACTGGGAATGACGCATCTGCTGTGGCTGGCCATGGCGTTTGTCACCGGTTTGACGTTTACGCTCTACTGGGGCGATGCGCCGCAGCTGGCCGTGGATTTCTTCCAGGGGCAGGCGCCCTTCGCGGCGTATGCCACGACCCTGTTTCTGACCGCCACAACCTATGTGATGGCCGGTCTGGCGCGCGAGCAGGTCTGCACCTATATGTGCCCCTATGCCCGCTTCCAGGGCGTGATGTTCGATCGGGATACCCTGATTGTGGCCTACGATGAGCAACGCGGCGAGCGCGGGCAGGGTCGGCATAAACCGTCCAAAGATTACATGGAGCGCGAGGCGCGTATCGCCGACAAGGTAGGCGATTGTATCGATTGTGGCTATTGCGTGCAGGTCTGCCCGGTCGGTATCGATATTCGTAATGGCCTGCAATATCAGTGTATCTCCTGCGCCCTGTGTATCGATGCCTGCGATACCATCATGGACAGCATCGGTTATCCGCGCGGACTGATCCGCTATACCTCGCAAAACGCCCTGGAAGGGAAAAAGAGCAATCCCTTCAACCTGAAAAATCTGGGCTATGCGCTGGTGCTGATCGCCGCGGTCAGCCTGTTGGCCTGGGCCATCTCGCATCGGGACAAGGTTGAGCTGAGTGTGGCCCAGTTCCGTCAGCCGTTGTCCGTCACACTCTCCGACGGCCGGATTCAGAATCGTTACGAGATCAAGATCAACAACAAGACCAGCGACGCGATCCGTTACCGGATCAGTATTGAAGGACTCCCGCAGGCGGAACTGGACCTGGGGGGGAACAGTGAAGTCACGGTCAGCGCTGAACACAGTCTCAAGCTGATCGCCAAGGTGAACCGGCGGCCGCAAACAGCCGAGCAGGAACGCCGGTCGTTCGAGTTTGTGATTCGTCAGCTGGACAGTGACGATCCGCTCACGACCCGTCGTAATACCGTTTTCTATACACCGCTAACAGACTAA
- a CDS encoding FixH family protein, with product MTDILYSLLGGVIAIAIGFALLYRFSRLDGKMVAVVAALLVVGIYMPTVIITWPGADVFAIHIAVYLVTVYVLGIISSQRDARRADGETGRWFHWGPAAIVIFFMVVIAVNSVYILLAQKGLDSEATRWLLPEPHSGGEVSSHFPGTVARDFRNEQDEFNQFQQRFEEQQERGWQVQKGWLGEARAGQASVFKLRVLERDGTPISDAEVRGLFLRPGDSRLDQAFVMSPLSDEPGSYLAEPVLPEGGRWELLLQIRRGEQRHEIKASTRIEAAR from the coding sequence ATGACAGATATTTTGTATTCCCTGCTCGGTGGCGTGATTGCCATTGCCATTGGTTTTGCCCTGCTGTACCGCTTCAGCCGGCTGGACGGCAAGATGGTGGCAGTGGTCGCGGCCTTGCTGGTGGTGGGTATCTATATGCCCACGGTCATCATTACCTGGCCGGGGGCCGATGTGTTTGCCATTCATATTGCCGTTTATCTGGTGACGGTCTATGTGCTGGGGATTATCAGCAGCCAACGCGATGCGCGCCGCGCGGATGGCGAAACCGGTCGCTGGTTTCACTGGGGACCGGCGGCGATCGTGATCTTTTTCATGGTCGTCATTGCCGTCAATTCCGTCTATATCCTGCTGGCGCAAAAAGGCCTGGACAGCGAGGCGACCCGCTGGCTGCTGCCCGAGCCGCACAGTGGCGGGGAGGTGAGTTCCCATTTTCCCGGTACCGTGGCGCGCGATTTTCGCAATGAGCAGGATGAATTCAACCAGTTTCAACAGCGCTTTGAGGAACAGCAGGAACGGGGCTGGCAGGTGCAAAAAGGCTGGCTGGGTGAGGCCCGGGCCGGGCAGGCGTCTGTCTTCAAGCTGCGGGTTCTTGAGCGGGATGGGACACCGATCAGTGACGCCGAGGTGCGGGGCCTCTTTTTGCGCCCGGGCGACAGCCGGCTGGATCAGGCGTTTGTCATGTCACCGCTGAGCGACGAGCCCGGCAGTTATCTGGCCGAACCGGTGTTGCCCGAAGGCGGGCGCTGGGAATTGCTGCTGCAGATACGCCGGGGTGAACAGCGCCATGAGATCAAGGCAAGCACCCGGATAGAGGCGGCGCGCTGA